Part of the Halobacteriovorax vibrionivorans genome, GAGCTGTCTTATCACCCTCACGTCCTCTTCTTGCAGCATCGTCATTCGCATTTCTAACTCGGTTATTAATAACCTTCATAATCATCATCATCTCTTCTGGGTGACGATCGCCTCCATTAATATCACGAGCGAGAATCCCTGCTTCACCTTGGGCCGTAAAAACCATTGCAGCAAAGTGCTGCTCCTCTGGCCTTAGATAGCGATAAAGATTTCTAAATATCTGTCCACGATCTCCTAGAGAACCTTGGCGAGTGATTGAATTTTGAATACTGCGAATACATTGACCTAATTTTGATCGTTGTTCACTATCTTCAGATGAAAGCTTGCTACGATCTTCTAAAACTTCACAGCCAGGCTTCCACTGCTCATTACTTGTGACAATATTCTTAGGTTCTTCAAAGATTTCATCTACAAATACAGGCCTTGGCGCCTCTCCATCAATACATGGAGCGACAGGAGGTTTACCAACCTCACCGATGGTGCGATTTAAACGAAGATAATTATATGCTGAGGCCATATCAAGAGCTTGTTTTAGGTATCTCTTTGTCACCTGATAAACCTTATCTTGTTCAACGCCATCAATTTCTAGTTTAATACGATAGGCCCAACTATTTTGGCCAACAACGCGGACTTTTATCTTTTTATCACTCCCTGGTTTAGGAGCATCAATACGATGTGAATATCCAGTATCTGGATCTAGAATATCAAATGAGCGTACAACATCGAATTGTACATCAGAAATATCTTCATTTTTCTTTTCACCAAGATCAAAGGCCATCAGTTTTGTTGTGACCAATAAGAAAATAATTATGGCAACTCTCTTCATCAACTTCCCCTACGCACTAACACGTCAAAAATATTTTAACACGACCTTAAGGAAATAATGAAAAAGAGGTTAATTTTGCTGAAATTACAGATTTTGGCCTACAAATATTGTAGGCACTTACTATTTAAGCTTAACTCCATCAGTAAGAGCATGCTTTAAAAAGTAGACTAAATCACTTTTTTGCATGTCATTGATCTGTATTTCTCCATTTTTTAAAATCGGATGGGCCGCATCCTTCTTCTTAAAGAGCATATAAGGATTCGTTTCTACAAAGAGATTCTTTTTGAAGTTCTTTTTAAAAGAATTAAGAACCCAAGATGAATCATAATCATCAATAGACTTTAGCCCACCTCGATAATGGTCCACAACATCTTCTAATGTCCCATAAGCTCCTGAATGAAAATATGGTGCTGTTAGAGCAATATTTCTAAGAGGTGGAATTCTAAAACGATAGCGATCGTATTCACGTCCAGTCACAAGAAAGCGTCCCTCGTCATTCTTACGAGGATCGTTCTTACCGGGACCGATTTGTGGTGTAGCAACAGCAGCAAAACCTCTCCCACCAAGAAGAGTTCCCACGTGACAAGAGACACAACTTCCCGATTCCATAAAAACGACAGCTCCACGCTTGGCCTTTAAATCAAGTGCACTTCTGTCTCCTCTTAGGTAATTATCCCAAGGCGTATTGTAGGCGGCAAATTCATGTGTTTCAAAATGGGCCATGGCCTGAGCATAATGACCAATATTAAGTTCTGATTGAGGAGTCGCTGGATAAGCTTTTTTGAAAAGCTTTTGATACTTTGGCATATTCAAAAGTCTTTTCATGACAATCTTCCAAACTGCTTCTTCATCTTTAGCATTAGCAATATCATTACTTCCCTTAACGCCTCTCATTTCTTCATGCGAAGTGATTGGAAATAATGCCTGTGCAGCAAGTGCGCTACCTAGGTTCTCAGTAATATCCCAACGTTCTGGATAGTCTCCATTAAGAGCTTCAACAGGAGTCGTATAAACATCCCAATCTTTACGATAATGAACTCGTCCATCCCAAAACATATGCTCCATATTCTCATCACCGAGATTATAAAGAGGCTGAGAATTACGAGGGATCACATGGCCTTTACCAATTAAGCGCTGATCACCTTGCCACTTTCCACCTTCACCGATCCCGACAGGTAATTTATCACCACTACCAAACTCAGGCATATGGCAGTCGGCACAAGAGATATTACGATTCCCAGAGATCTCCTTCTCATTAAAAAGTGCCTTACCAAGGTTATAAAGCTCTACTTTCTTACCTTGTGGCTTTTTAACAGCTTTTAAAAAGAAGCGCTCAGTGTAGCGTTTAAGTTTGATATCAAGTTGATCGGCCTGTGCACCTAAGGCGATAAGCCCAAGAGTGAGGATAAGGATTGCTTTCATTGTATGTATTCCCAAATTGTGTGATGGAAAATACTAAAAAGAAAGGTTTGATGAGTCAAACACTTTTAGGTACGCAATTCCATTTAACATCCTAGCAACCGCGTACCTAAAAACTTAAAGTGACTCTAGTGGACCAAAGAATTCGATATAAATATTAGTTGAATTAACACCTAGCGCAATAAGATGTTTTTTCATCGTGGCCATAAAAGCCTTTGGGCCACAAATATAGAAATTAGAAGCCAAATCAAAATTACACTTTTGAAGAAAGTCCTTAGTAATAAACCCTTCAAACTCATTTTCGGCCAGTTTTTCACTACTACTTTCATAAAAAAATCGGGGTACAAAATTCTCATGTTTTTCACTTAAATTAGTTAATTCAGTTTTGAAAGCTTGCACTGAACGGTTTTTATTTGCATGAATGAATTCGATTCTTTTTTCACCATTTTCAAGTGCTGCTTTGGTCATACTTAAAAGAGGAGTTACACCGACTCCACCTGCTATAAAAACGCTTCCTTTACTCGACTTTTTGTAAGTGAAATTTCCTACAGGAGCTGCAACTTCTAACACATCCCCTACACTTAGTTTGGAATGTAAATAATTGGACACATATCCATCAGGGTTTCCCTCTTCTTTTTTAACACTTATTCGAAGAAGATCTTTAGTTGGATAATCTGATAAGCTGTAATTTCTCATTGTCGTTATTCCATCAAATGGAACTCTTACTGTGATATATTGGCCTGCCACAAAGCCTGGAAGCTTTGTATTATCAACAGGCTTTAAATAAAATGAAGTAATAACCTCACTCTCCTTAACTTTCTTTTCAATCTTAAATTCCTTAAAACCCTCATAAGCTTGTTCTTTATAAATAGCTTTTTCAGCATCTATTAAAATATCGGCCAAAAAGAAATATGCTTCTTTCCATGCATTAATAATTTCATCAGTGGCCGCATCTCCTAACACATCCTTAATTGATGCAAGAAGATTAACTCCTACAATTGGATAGTGCTCTGGCTCAACTTTTAAAGCTGCATGCTTATTTGTAATTAAAGATACTGCATCTCCAAGGGCCTCGAGATTATCAATATTTTTAGCATACGCACAGATTGCTCCTGCTAATGCTTCTTGCTGACTACCTCTGTTCTGATGCGCACGATTAAAATAGGGAAGGACCTCTGGGTTATTCTCAAACATCTTTTGATAAAAATGCCTTGTTAGCAATACACCATTCTCTTCTAATACAGGTGCTGTTGATTTTACAATTTCAATAGTTTGTGTAGATAGCATACCAACTCCTAATCTTTTCTGCTTAAATATGTATTTCAAATACATATTTATAACACAAAGAACAAGCTAGCAATAAAAACATGTATTTTTAATATATATTTATAAAAAACAATAGATTTCAGATAGATATATGCTAATAAAGAAGTATGAAATTAACTTCATATACTGACTATTCCCTCAGAGTTTTAATATTCTTAAGCCTAAACCACGAGCGCTTATGTACCTCTAGCGAGATATCAGAAACGTATATGATCTCAAGAAACCATCTTGCAAAAATCATTCACCAGCTCTCACGCCTAGGCCTTATTGAAAGCTACAAAGGGGCCAGTGGCGGCATAAAACTAGCAAAAGAACCAAAAGAAATTAATATTGGTCTATTGATTAAAGAAATTGAATCTGACTTTAATATTGTCGACTGCTTTATTGGCGACAGAAGTAAGTCACCATGTCGACTCACCCCTCACTGTAAACTAAAGTCCATAATGAATGAGTCCTTATCTTTATTTATCCAGAACTTAGAAAAGTACACTCTTGAAGACATCGTTGAAAATCGAGAAGAATTACTTTCGCTTTTCTAAAGAACACTTATATGAAGAAG contains:
- a CDS encoding cytochrome-c peroxidase, with the protein product MKAILILTLGLIALGAQADQLDIKLKRYTERFFLKAVKKPQGKKVELYNLGKALFNEKEISGNRNISCADCHMPEFGSGDKLPVGIGEGGKWQGDQRLIGKGHVIPRNSQPLYNLGDENMEHMFWDGRVHYRKDWDVYTTPVEALNGDYPERWDITENLGSALAAQALFPITSHEEMRGVKGSNDIANAKDEEAVWKIVMKRLLNMPKYQKLFKKAYPATPQSELNIGHYAQAMAHFETHEFAAYNTPWDNYLRGDRSALDLKAKRGAVVFMESGSCVSCHVGTLLGGRGFAAVATPQIGPGKNDPRKNDEGRFLVTGREYDRYRFRIPPLRNIALTAPYFHSGAYGTLEDVVDHYRGGLKSIDDYDSSWVLNSFKKNFKKNLFVETNPYMLFKKKDAAHPILKNGEIQINDMQKSDLVYFLKHALTDGVKLK
- the hmpA gene encoding NO-inducible flavohemoprotein, whose protein sequence is MLSTQTIEIVKSTAPVLEENGVLLTRHFYQKMFENNPEVLPYFNRAHQNRGSQQEALAGAICAYAKNIDNLEALGDAVSLITNKHAALKVEPEHYPIVGVNLLASIKDVLGDAATDEIINAWKEAYFFLADILIDAEKAIYKEQAYEGFKEFKIEKKVKESEVITSFYLKPVDNTKLPGFVAGQYITVRVPFDGITTMRNYSLSDYPTKDLLRISVKKEEGNPDGYVSNYLHSKLSVGDVLEVAAPVGNFTYKKSSKGSVFIAGGVGVTPLLSMTKAALENGEKRIEFIHANKNRSVQAFKTELTNLSEKHENFVPRFFYESSSEKLAENEFEGFITKDFLQKCNFDLASNFYICGPKAFMATMKKHLIALGVNSTNIYIEFFGPLESL
- a CDS encoding Rrf2 family transcriptional regulator encodes the protein MKLTSYTDYSLRVLIFLSLNHERLCTSSEISETYMISRNHLAKIIHQLSRLGLIESYKGASGGIKLAKEPKEINIGLLIKEIESDFNIVDCFIGDRSKSPCRLTPHCKLKSIMNESLSLFIQNLEKYTLEDIVENREELLSLF